In Papaver somniferum cultivar HN1 chromosome 1, ASM357369v1, whole genome shotgun sequence, a genomic segment contains:
- the LOC113336047 gene encoding SKP1-like protein 1B: MSTAKMVTFKSSDGETFDVEESVALQSQTINHMTEDNCANNGIPLPNVTIKILAKVVEYCRKHDDPTNDKDKDLKDWDAEFVKVDQATLFDHILAANYLNIKSLLDLTCQTLADMIKGKTPKEIRKTFNIKNELHPKEEEEVRREHP, encoded by the coding sequence ATGTCGACTGCAAAGATGGTAACCTTCAAGAGTTCCGATGGAGAAACTTTTGATGTTGAAGAATCTGTTGCTCTTCAATCTCAAACCATTAATCATATGACCGAAGATAATTGTGCTAATAACGGAATACCTTTACCCAATGTAACTATCAAGATTTTGGCTAAAGTTGTTGAATACTGCAGGAAACATGATGATCCTACCAATGATAAAGACAAAGATCTCAAGGACTGGGATGCTGAGTTTGTTAAGGTCGATCAAGCTACGTTGTTCGATCATATTTTGGCTGCAAATTATCTGAATATTAAGAGTTTGTTGGATTTGACTTGCCAGACCCTTGCTGATATGATCAAAGGTAAGACCCCAAAGGAGATCCGCAAGACATTCAACATTAAGAATGA